The following proteins are encoded in a genomic region of Chloracidobacterium sp.:
- the fahA gene encoding fumarylacetoacetase has product MTYEINETHDPTLRSWVGSANEPLTDFPIQNLPFCVFWSDRVDDQIHIGVRIGNSILNVDACADAGLLDEFDSESLGSGRFWSLLDGIMEFPAAERGALRQRLSKFLREGSAYRQRVEPHLVPADECALEDVPAVIGDYTDFYCSIYHATNVGSMFRPDNPLMPNYKYVPIGYHGRVSSIVMSGTDVKRPHGQNRSDADNPPVYVPSRSLDYETELGFFVGRGNELGTPIDIKDAEDHIFGVCLVNDWSARDIQAWEYQPLGPFLAKSFTTAISPYVVTMEALAPFRTGAFERASDDPQPLEYLSSEHDRKFGGLDINLEVYIQTEKMRNENIEPFRLSRSNTKDLYWTIGQMLTHHASNGCNLQTGDLMATGTVSGKDKDQRGCLLELTWRGKEPIDLPSGEQRRFLEDGDEIIMKGYCEREGFRRIGLGECRGRIVPAE; this is encoded by the coding sequence ATGACATACGAGATCAATGAAACACATGACCCGACGCTGAGGAGTTGGGTGGGTTCGGCAAATGAGCCACTGACGGATTTTCCTATTCAGAACCTGCCGTTCTGTGTGTTTTGGTCGGATCGTGTGGATGACCAGATACACATCGGCGTACGGATCGGCAATTCGATCCTCAATGTGGATGCGTGTGCCGACGCCGGCCTGCTCGATGAATTCGACTCGGAGTCGCTCGGCAGCGGCCGGTTCTGGAGCCTTTTGGACGGCATTATGGAATTTCCTGCGGCGGAACGCGGGGCATTGAGGCAGCGGCTCTCCAAATTCCTTCGTGAAGGTTCGGCCTACCGGCAGCGTGTCGAGCCGCATCTCGTGCCCGCCGACGAATGCGCCCTCGAGGACGTTCCGGCCGTCATCGGCGATTACACCGATTTTTACTGCTCGATCTATCATGCGACGAATGTCGGGTCGATGTTCCGGCCTGACAACCCTTTGATGCCGAACTATAAGTACGTGCCGATCGGTTATCACGGCCGTGTATCGAGCATTGTGATGTCAGGGACGGACGTTAAACGCCCGCACGGCCAAAATCGCAGCGATGCGGATAACCCGCCGGTCTATGTGCCCTCTCGAAGCTTGGATTACGAGACGGAGCTTGGCTTTTTTGTCGGGCGCGGGAACGAGCTGGGGACACCGATAGACATCAAGGATGCGGAGGATCATATTTTCGGCGTTTGCTTGGTGAACGACTGGTCGGCACGCGACATTCAGGCATGGGAATATCAGCCGCTCGGCCCTTTCCTCGCCAAGAGTTTCACCACCGCCATTTCGCCGTATGTTGTTACAATGGAGGCACTTGCACCTTTCCGAACTGGGGCATTTGAACGTGCCTCGGACGATCCGCAGCCGCTCGAATATCTGAGCAGCGAGCATGATCGTAAATTCGGCGGCCTGGATATCAACCTTGAGGTCTATATCCAAACCGAAAAGATGCGGAACGAGAATATCGAGCCTTTTCGTCTGAGCCGTTCGAATACGAAAGACCTCTATTGGACGATCGGCCAGATGCTCACTCATCATGCCTCGAACGGCTGCAACCTGCAGACGGGCGATCTGATGGCGACGGGAACCGTCAGCGGAAAGGACAAGGATCAACGCGGCTGCCTGCTGGAACTCACGTGGCGTGGCAAAGAGCCGATCGACCTGCCGTCGGGCGAACAAAGGCGTTTCCTCGAGGACGGCGATGAGATCATTATGAAGGGCTACTGCGAACGGGAAGGATTCCGACGCATCGGCCTTGGCGAATGCCGCGGCCGCATCGTTCCCGCGGAATAG
- the lepB gene encoding signal peptidase I, whose product MSTDKEEIEKTETPRSLGPPKSQIREYFESFVVTLIMAIFGMTFILQAVTVPTGSMQNTILVGDYLLVNKFIFTPGGGSLPFLPQREIERGDIIVFKYPGNKLHPDLDASRRPPIVPYQINYVKRVIGLPGETVEFKDNSVYINGELLPEHRMIGDAPDNLSALDVHEFEGRKPDDKWTVYYSRRTMEPIRAGQHVSREGMEFGIAGKKMVVPENSFFVMGDSRDNSEDSRYWGFVPRGLIIGRAMFVYWSCDRGASNGDLFGCITHPRLGRIGTLVR is encoded by the coding sequence ATGAGTACTGATAAAGAGGAAATAGAAAAGACCGAGACACCGAGATCTCTCGGGCCGCCTAAGTCGCAGATCCGCGAATATTTCGAGTCGTTCGTCGTAACTTTGATCATGGCGATCTTCGGTATGACGTTCATTCTGCAGGCCGTTACGGTTCCGACCGGCTCGATGCAGAATACCATCCTCGTTGGTGATTACCTGCTTGTAAATAAGTTCATATTCACGCCCGGCGGCGGCAGTTTGCCGTTCCTGCCGCAGCGTGAGATCGAGCGCGGCGACATCATCGTTTTCAAATATCCCGGCAACAAGCTGCATCCTGATCTAGACGCGTCGAGGCGGCCGCCGATCGTCCCTTATCAGATCAACTATGTAAAACGTGTCATCGGCCTTCCGGGCGAAACGGTGGAGTTCAAGGATAACAGCGTTTATATTAATGGCGAACTGCTGCCGGAACACCGCATGATCGGTGACGCTCCCGACAACCTGTCGGCGCTTGATGTGCACGAATTCGAGGGAAGGAAACCCGATGATAAGTGGACCGTCTATTATTCGCGAAGGACGATGGAGCCGATAAGGGCCGGTCAGCATGTCTCGCGCGAAGGCATGGAATTCGGTATCGCCGGAAAGAAAATGGTCGTGCCGGAGAACAGCTTTTTTGTAATGGGCGACAGCCGCGACAACAGCGAGGACAGCCGGTATTGGGGATTTGTGCCGCGTGGGCTGATCATCGGCAGGGCGATGTTCGTTTATTGGTCATGTGACCGCGGAGCTTCGAACGGCGATCTTTTCGGCTGCATCACCCATCCGCGCCTGGGCCGTATCGGCACGCTGGTAAGGTAA
- the ruvC gene encoding crossover junction endodeoxyribonuclease RuvC produces the protein MRVLGIDPGSETLGWGVVDGKGSKYALVAYGTVRSDRRDDFSKRLLHIYNNVAEIMAEHSPDVLSVEDTFYAANAQVALKLGQVRGIMLLLAEQRGIPIAQYAPRLIKQTVVGNGNAEKHQVGQMVKILLGLAAVPTPHDAADALAIAICHFHHAGTQQRIQAAAIRRR, from the coding sequence ATGCGTGTTTTGGGTATCGATCCCGGCAGTGAAACGCTCGGGTGGGGAGTTGTTGACGGCAAAGGGTCTAAGTACGCCCTTGTCGCCTACGGCACCGTCAGATCGGACCGCAGGGATGATTTCTCAAAGCGTTTGCTCCATATCTATAACAACGTTGCAGAGATCATGGCCGAACATTCACCCGATGTACTTTCGGTCGAGGACACGTTCTACGCAGCGAACGCACAGGTCGCACTCAAACTTGGGCAGGTTCGCGGCATTATGCTTTTGCTGGCCGAACAACGCGGAATTCCCATAGCACAATATGCACCGCGATTGATAAAGCAAACCGTGGTCGGGAACGGAAATGCGGAGAAGCATCAGGTAGGCCAAATGGTCAAGATACTCCTCGGCCTTGCCGCGGTGCCCACGCCGCATGATGCGGCCGACGCGCTTGCCATCGCGATATGCCACTTTCACCACGCCGGCACTCAACAACGGATCCAAGCCGCTGCCATTCGAAGGAGGTGA
- a CDS encoding pseudouridine-5'-phosphate glycosidase, whose translation MDPEFGNEAADAKENGRPLVALESTVISHGLPYPRNLETARALEEAVRSGGAVPATIAVLNGQIRVGISDKELEFLAAEKDIRKISRRDIPVAIARKLNCATTVATTSFFANAAGIKVFATGGIGGVHRGYDKDISADLPELAQTPIVVVCSGAKIVLDLPATREWLETNGVTVLGWQCDELPAFYSRTSGLSIDERVESADDVARIAEARDAAGLRNAILVTVPVPKASELERAEVEGILADAMALADERGIRGKDITPFLLSEMSSRSGGRTLTANIELLKNNAGVAAEIACAMKS comes from the coding sequence ATGGATCCGGAATTTGGAAATGAGGCAGCCGATGCGAAAGAAAACGGCCGGCCGCTAGTAGCATTGGAATCGACCGTTATCTCGCACGGCCTGCCATATCCGCGAAATCTCGAGACCGCTCGTGCTCTTGAAGAAGCTGTTCGCAGCGGCGGTGCTGTTCCTGCGACGATTGCTGTGCTGAACGGTCAGATTCGGGTCGGTATCAGCGATAAAGAGTTGGAATTTCTTGCTGCCGAAAAGGATATTCGCAAGATATCGCGCCGCGACATTCCCGTGGCGATCGCACGTAAATTGAATTGCGCCACAACGGTCGCAACAACATCGTTCTTCGCAAATGCTGCCGGTATCAAGGTCTTTGCGACGGGCGGTATCGGCGGCGTTCATCGCGGCTACGACAAAGATATTTCTGCGGACCTGCCTGAGCTCGCCCAAACACCGATCGTTGTCGTCTGCTCCGGAGCCAAGATCGTGCTCGATCTGCCGGCGACCCGCGAATGGCTTGAGACCAACGGCGTTACCGTGCTTGGCTGGCAATGCGACGAACTGCCTGCTTTTTACTCACGAACGAGCGGGCTTAGTATCGACGAACGCGTAGAGAGCGCTGATGACGTTGCCCGTATTGCTGAGGCTCGTGATGCGGCGGGCCTCAGGAACGCGATACTTGTTACGGTACCGGTGCCGAAGGCATCGGAGCTTGAAAGGGCCGAGGTTGAGGGTATTCTTGCGGATGCGATGGCACTTGCGGATGAGCGCGGTATTCGCGGGAAGGATATCACGCCGTTCCTTTTGAGCGAGATGTCGTCGAGAAGCGGCGGCCGAACACTCACGGCAAACATCGAACTCTTGAAGAATAACGCCGGCGTTGCCGCCGAGATCGCCTGCGCGATGAAAAGCTAA
- a CDS encoding SH3 domain-containing protein: protein MRLLKYALLVSIVAIVGGQANAQTKPRPAKRAPQAKANSIPRSGVVIDETLSVLRKEPSLYAEQVHRMQRGRKVQILGRAEADGVTFYKVVVPPKNYGWVQSDAVFTASRQGDEDRFKQLLGQMSGFDQIEMIAEFFSLYPDSKYRPELLLLFGNSIEAMAPSLSKTAAGRLKKGEMEASGAPIHSYYLNFNYLDRYRKLGIIFLFDPKAKQYHYDGASWLEILKRFPDSAQAADAQKRVNDLKAIMGVR from the coding sequence ATGAGGCTCCTGAAATATGCTCTTCTCGTAAGTATCGTTGCCATCGTGGGCGGACAAGCGAATGCTCAAACCAAGCCGCGCCCGGCCAAACGGGCGCCGCAGGCAAAGGCCAACTCGATCCCGAGATCGGGAGTTGTTATCGACGAAACGCTATCCGTGCTTCGAAAAGAGCCAAGTCTTTACGCCGAGCAGGTTCATCGGATGCAGCGCGGACGCAAGGTGCAGATTTTAGGACGCGCCGAAGCGGACGGCGTTACCTTTTACAAAGTGGTGGTTCCGCCGAAGAATTACGGCTGGGTGCAATCCGATGCCGTATTTACGGCATCACGGCAAGGTGATGAAGATAGATTCAAGCAGCTGCTTGGCCAGATGAGCGGATTTGATCAGATCGAAATGATCGCGGAGTTCTTCTCGTTATATCCAGATTCAAAATACCGGCCCGAGCTGCTCCTGCTTTTCGGCAACAGTATCGAGGCGATGGCTCCTTCACTTTCCAAGACCGCAGCCGGCCGTTTGAAAAAGGGTGAGATGGAGGCTTCCGGTGCTCCGATCCACAGCTATTACCTGAACTTCAACTATCTTGACCGGTATCGGAAGCTGGGGATCATCTTCTTGTTCGACCCAAAGGCGAAACAATATCACTACGACGGAGCGAGCTGGCTGGAGATACTAAAGCGTTTCCCTGACTCAGCTCAAGCCGCCGATGCGCAAAAACGCGTTAACGACCTCAAAGCCATCATGGGTGTCCGTTAG
- the rnc gene encoding ribonuclease III, which translates to MDAKIAQLEALTGHRFKDIAWLERAVSHRSWIFEVMPDATDSEKHEAENESLEFIGDSVLGLVIAEQLYRSHPGKSEGALTLMKHHLVSTATLARLAGEIELGRFVRMGKGEERTGGRKKSTLLANTLEAVIGAVFLDGGYTAARVFVSGIFAEDLKNSTPDAAVDFKSMLQETLQAEKLETPRYNVIRTEGPPHQRVFFVEAVWAGGSSGGSGSSRKAAEMQAAAAALEIIRKQAAAATKDAAPRR; encoded by the coding sequence GTGGACGCAAAGATCGCACAACTCGAGGCTCTTACCGGTCACCGATTCAAGGATATTGCGTGGCTTGAACGTGCTGTTTCGCACCGATCATGGATCTTTGAGGTGATGCCGGATGCGACCGATTCTGAAAAGCACGAAGCCGAGAACGAGTCGCTGGAGTTCATCGGCGATTCGGTACTTGGGCTTGTAATAGCTGAGCAATTGTATCGTTCGCATCCGGGAAAGAGTGAAGGAGCGCTGACCTTGATGAAGCATCATCTCGTAAGTACGGCCACTCTTGCGCGCCTTGCCGGCGAGATCGAACTCGGGCGGTTCGTGCGTATGGGCAAAGGCGAAGAACGTACGGGCGGGCGGAAAAAGAGCACTCTGCTCGCAAATACGCTCGAAGCTGTGATAGGAGCGGTATTTTTGGACGGCGGCTATACGGCAGCAAGGGTTTTTGTAAGCGGTATTTTCGCCGAAGACCTGAAGAATTCCACTCCGGATGCGGCCGTTGACTTCAAGAGCATGCTGCAAGAGACGCTGCAGGCTGAAAAACTCGAAACGCCGCGATACAATGTAATCCGAACGGAGGGGCCGCCGCATCAGCGTGTCTTTTTTGTTGAGGCAGTGTGGGCGGGCGGCAGTTCGGGCGGCAGCGGCAGCTCGCGAAAGGCAGCCGAAATGCAGGCGGCTGCCGCGGCATTAGAGATCATCCGAAAGCAAGCTGCGGCAGCAACAAAGGATGCAGCACCGCGTCGCTGA